Proteins from a single region of Bombus pascuorum chromosome 5, iyBomPasc1.1, whole genome shotgun sequence:
- the LOC132907263 gene encoding transcription initiation factor TFIID subunit 12, translated as MTPVLGSLQSIGPNTQASTTVPDVQSGNTVVQILQPQTQSQQTQFVSQPPKQQIVQQPSTQQQTQQSQQQQSSFNDFPQFLTKTRLQDLVKEVDPTEQLDDDVEEMLLQLADDFVETTVNAACLLAKHRHANTVEVKDVQLHLERNWNMWIPGFGTDEVRPYKRATVTEAHKQRLALIRKSIKKY; from the exons ATGACACCAGTACTTGGTAGTCTACAATCTATTGGACCTAATACTCAGGCATCGACTACTGTGCCTGATGTGCAAAGTGGCAATACAGTAGTACAAATATTACAGCCTCAGACACAATCTCAACAGACGCAATTTGTATCACAACCTCCAAAACAGCAGATAGTACAACAACCCTCTACTCAACAACAAACACAACAATCACAACAGCAACAAAGTTCCTTCAATGATTTTCCACAG TTTCTGACTAAAACAAGATTACAAGATCTAGTGAAAGAAGTAGATCCCACCGAACAGTTAGATGATGATGTAGAAGAAATGTTATTACAATTGGCAGATGATTTTGTTGAAACAACTGTAAATGCAGCATGCTTATTGGCTAAACATCGTCATGCGAATACTGTAGAAGTAAAGGATGTACAGTTACATTTAG aaagaaattgGAATATGTGGATCCCTGGTTTTGGCACAGATGAAGTACGACCATATAAACGTGCAACAGTTACAGAAGCACATAAACAAAGATTGGCACTTATACgaaaatcgattaaaaaatattag
- the LOC132907240 gene encoding E3 ubiquitin-protein ligase ZNF598, producing the protein MSANNESMSNNTCVVCYKNVDIYSIGMCEHPVCYECSTRMRVLCCQNECPICRQDLPKVIFTKEIKPFSQLHKGNLLDTRYNIYFDTPDIQSKFYDLLANVCYICKERPVFSTFNSLKDHMRHQHELHYCDLCVENLKIFSHERRCYTRPDLAQHRRKGDIDDKSHKGHPLCEFCDQRYMDNDELFRHLRRDHLYCHFCDADGLHQYYSSYDYLRDHFRQEHFLCEEGMCAEEKFTSVFRTDIDLKAHKASVHSKQLSKAAAKQARMLELEFTLAPRGENRMNRRGMLGPSTSRNSRDYGGRDYNLREYQQTVTPNTSNVFMSNNEPTFVQQPSVDVQSTEEFPTLGNTAPIVPTLNQSKGRGNVTIRSTIRPQPLAVTDENFPALGLESGSTSISKTVNFSVSSSNASGLSTQSQKSTTSNVSIQVNHEPNGTVTTKVSGPNIRIRPAQFSMESFPALGSAEPSTSSNTNLAHWKEVLQWTCSKSASTSAPKPKKVASPPLIPSPPPIQSGEDFPTLSKSSKSKKQSTITVVPSWSQAQSSNNSNSAKTTTDITKGKTKKKKVKQNCNNNTANGNDGSSSKTNVSTAVVKKEYETPTSSPITNKTHAVQSSSQSISKYADITNSENTSKNINVQPLKEIEQINKKEKKKHKNADNEAIVNTDIDNNATNGVQRKRTELKIDSLNSTNRNARHLEDFPALSGSSSKPPGFTNPPPGFGTTTPPPPGFCIKYNSMDKINNSNGLTFTNSSGESYSILPDNSKHDSAYNYVHPPEFQKRNKCLVAKVNEVLMQHDQIEEFRYISGLFRQGTCNAQDYYTHCREVMGLSAFENVFSELLVLLPDIEKQQELFKVHQKESGNKIKGLEICATCGQVLKNGSDFRTHMTSHTLENHFPALGKNSVLPQKNSWVRK; encoded by the exons ATGTCTGCCAATAATGAAAGTATGAGTAACAACACATGTGTTGTATGTTACAAAAATGTTGATATTTATAGCATTGGTATGTGTGAACACCCTGTATGTTATGAATGTAGTACTCGGATGAGAGTGCTCTGTTGTCAAAACGAATGTCCTATTTGTCGTCAAGATTTGccaaaagttatatttacaaagGAGATAAAACCTTTTAGCCAATTACATAAAGGCAATTTGTTAGATAcacgatataacatatatttcgATACACCagatattcaaagtaaattttatgatttattagCTAATGTTTGCTATATTTGCAAGGAAAGACCTGTGTTTAGTACTTTTAATAGTTTGAAAGATCATATGAGACATCAACATGAGTTACATTACTGTGATCTTtgtgtagaaaatttaaag ATATTTTCCCATGAAAGACGTTGTTATACAAGACCTGATCTTGCCCAGCATAGAAGAAAAGGAGATATTGATGACAAAAGTCATAAAGGACATCCATTATGTGAATTTTGTGATCAACGATATATGGATAATGATGAATTATTCCGTCACTTACGAAGAGATCACTTATATTGCCATTTTTGTGATGCAGATGGTTTACATCAATATTACAGCTCATATGATTATCTTCGAGATCATTTTAGACAAGAACATTTCTTATGTGAAGAAGGAATGTGTGCAGAGGAAAAATTTACAAGTGTCTTCAGAACTGATATAGATCTTAAAGCACATAAGGCAAGTGTTCATAGTAAACAACTGAGCAAAGCTGCTGCAAAGCAAGCAAGAATGTTAGAACTAGAATTTACATTAGCTCCACGTGGAGAAAATCGAATGAATAGGAGAGGAATGTTAGGTCCATCAACTTCTAGAAATTCAAGAGATTACGGTGGGAGAGATTATAATCTCAGGGAATATCAGCAAACAGTTACACCAAATACTTCAAATGTATTTATGTCAAACAACGAACCTACTTTTGTACAGCAACCATCTGTTGATGTACAGAGTACAGAAGAATTCCCAACACTGGGTAACACTGCACCTATTGTACCTACCTTAAATCAAAGTAAGGGGAGAGGTAATGTGACAATTCGTAGTACCATAAGACCCCAGCCTCTTGCTGTTACAGACGAAAATTTCCCCGCATTGGGGCTAGAATCAGGAAGTACAAGTATTTCTAAAACTGTTAACTTCAGTGTATCTAGTAGTAATGCTTCAGGGTTAAGCACACAGAGTCAGAAGAGTACAACTTCTAATGTATCTATTCAAGTAAATCATGAACCAAATGGAACTGTTACTACAAAAGTTTCAGGTCCTAATATCAGAATTCGTCCTGCTCAATTTTCGATGGAATCGTTCCCGGCATTGGGTTCTGCAGAACCATCAACTAGCAGTAATACAAATTTGGCTCATTGGAAGGAAGTTTTACAATGGACTTGCTCTAAATCAGCATCTACATCGGCACCAAAACCTAAAAAGGTGGCCTCACCACCATTGATACCTTCTCCACCACCTATTCAATCTGGGGAAGATTTCCCTACATTATCGAAGTCATCTAAATCAAAGAAACAATCAACTATTACAGTAGTTCCTTCCTGGAGTCAAGCACAAAGTtctaataatagtaatagtgCAAAAACGACTACTGATAtaacaaaaggaaaaacgaaaaagaaaaaagttaaacaaaattgtaataacAATACTGCTAATGGGAATGATGGTAGTAGTTCGAAGACGAATGTAAGTACTGCTGTAGTAAAGAAAGAATATGAGACACCTACAAGTTCACCCATTACGAATAAAACACATGCTGTACAATCAAGTTCTCAGTCTATATCGAAATACGCAGATATTACTAACAGTGAAAATacatcaaaaaatataaatgttcaGCCTCTGAAGGAAATagaacaaattaataaaaaggaaaagaaaaaacataaaaatgcaGACAATGAAGCAATTGTAAATACGGATATCGATAATAATGCTACTAACGGAGTACAGAGAAAGCGCAccgaattaaaaatagatagCTTAAATTCCACTAATAGAAATGCCCGTCATTTAGAAGATTTTCCTGCTTTAAGTGGCAGTAGTTCTAAACCACCAGGTTTTACGAATCCACCACCTGGATTTGGAACAACAACTCCTCCACCTCCTggtttttgtataaaatataatagcatggataaaataaacaatagtAACGGATTGACTTTCACAAACAGTTCTGGAGAGAGTTATTCTATCTTGCCAGACAATAGCAAGCACGATAGTGCTTACAATTATGTACATCCTCCCGAATTTCAGAAACGGAACAAATGTCTTGTAGCCAAAGTTAATGAGGTTCTGATGCAACATGATCAGATCGAGGAGTTTCGATATATAAGTGGACTGTTTCGTCAAGGAACATGTAACGCTCAAGATTATTATACGCACTGTCGTGAAGTTATGGGTCTCAGCGCTTTCGAAAACGTATTTTCAGAGCTTTTAGTCCTCTTACCAGATATCGAAAAACAGCAGGAACTATTTAAAGTTCATCAAAAGGAGAGTGGCAATAAGATTAAAGGTTTGGAAATTTGTGCAACCTGTGGtcaagttttaaaaaatggtTCTGATTTTCGAACACACATGACTAGTCATACATTAGAGAATCATTTTCCAGCATTGGGTAAAAATAGTGTCCTGCCACAAAAAAATTCTTGGGTACGCAAATGA
- the LOC132907264 gene encoding ADP-ribosylation factor 2: MGLTISSLLTRLFGKKQMRILMVGLDAAGKTTILYKLKLGEIVTTIPTIGFNVETVEYRNICFTVWDVGGQDKIRPLWRHYFQNTQGLIYVVDSNDRERIGEAERELANMLKEDELRDAVLLVFANKQDLPNAMSAAELTDKLGLNSLRGRHWYIQSTCATQGHGLYEGLDWLSNELAKK, encoded by the coding sequence ATGGGCCTAACAATTAGCAGCCTACTTACCCGGCTCTTTGGCAAAAAGCAAATGAGAATATTAATGGTGGGCTTGGATGCTGCTGGAAAAACTAccatattgtataaattgaaacTTGGTGAAATTGTCACAACAATACCTACCATTGGCTTTAATGTTGAGACTGTTGAGTAtagaaatatatgttttacgGTGTGGGATGTTGGTGGTCAGGATAAAATCAGACCACTATGGAGACACTACTTCCAGAACACACAAGGTCTCATTTATGTTGTTGACAGTAATGACCGTGAACGTATTGGGGAGGCAGAACGTGAATTAGCAAACATGCTAAAAGAAGATGAATTGAGAGATGCGGTTCTCTTAGTTTTTGCTAATAAACAAGATTTACCAAATGCCATGTCTGCAGCAGAACTTACAGACAAATTGGGGCTAAATTCCTTACGTGGACGTCATTGGTACATTCAAAGCACTTGTGCTACTCAAGGACATGGACTTTACGAAGGACTCGATTGGTTGAGTAATGAACTAGCTAAAAAGTGA